The genomic region GCCTTGTCATTGaacaaattatttcattgtatataaaacataaaggCGCGCGCATTTACAAaatgtttaataaatatgtataatgcCATCTACAAAAAGCAATTTTAACGTATATTGTTGCAGTTGATTGAagttattttattgaattcgaagcaattttttatttttattttgttttttctttttggtTTCTcgatttttgttttttgtttttcgttttttgtttttttgttttttggttcatctttttctttttctttttgtttttccttttttcttatttggttcatctttttctttttcttatattttgttttttttttttttttttcgcctTTTTCCATAATCTTTTTacgagttttttttttttttttttcccttcattcatttctttacaatttaatttaaagtaaacattttattcttaaaattttgcTTTTCCTAATAATTCGTTTATTTGATAATATTGTGTTTACTATTTTAACATAGTGAAATGTGCTTTATTATCttccatttatttaaaattttttcatttattttgtaaaaactttgtaatttaaatgaaatattgtgaagttaaaaaaaagtgcatATTTAAAATGCGTACCTGACAAAACATAgtagatataaatatatatgcaaacgAGTTAGTAGATAACCGcgcgtatgtatatgtattatacgCTCAAtcatgaatatttttttacttgttATGTAGTAAATATACGATGTaacaaaatgtatatatgtgtgcaaaataatatagttttataatggacttatatatacgtgGAATACATTGAGCACTAATTACTTTTGGGAATGGTTTTATAGCTTTTTCCCAAAAAGCTCATTTTagtaatttttgaaaatttgttattactgttactgtCCTCGATTGCATTTGGTGCTTATTTGTGAAGGCTTAAAAGAGGAAGCAGCATAACCGCATAAGTGCATAACTACCAAACTGCCACACGGTCGAGCACCGCTCTATGAAAGCACGTATATGTTTCCATTTCCCATTTTATAGTTGTTAAACTtatatacgcacatatatatttggaaaagaagaaaagatgAATGAAACGAATAAAGGTGGAAAAGAAGGGAATAATAGGAACAATAAAGGGAGTTCATTATATAacaatagcaataataataacagtgtGAATACTTATTATCATAATAGAAATGATCTAAACAATAGTTTATATACTATTCCGAATTACATGAGCTATAATATACCCAATGGTGCTATAAACAATCTACAGAATTTTAATGTTACTAATAGTGTTCAGAGTAGCTACCAAAATAGTAGTTATATAAGTAGTTACAGAACGAACAACTACTTTTATAGTAAGAATGATAACTACTATCAAAATGTGAATAACTCTTCCAATAGCTTAAATTATAACTGCCTAAATATGTATGGCGGTGGTTACAACTACAGTAGCActagtaatagtaacagtaacagtgGGAAGTGCGAACTGGGGGCTGGAGGGAAGGAAGAGAGCAGCAGTAATAACAACAACATGTTCTactatatgaataataataataataataataataataataataataataataataataataataatagtaatagtaatagtaatagtaatagtaataataatagcaataataataataataataatagtactactaataatagtagtactaagaataatagtagtactactaataatagtagtattAACAGTAATATTCATGAAGATGGGAATAATCATAACTATGTAGAACTGTACATCAATAAggtaaaagaaatatactattttcatgttttttatcattatctTAAACTAGGGTACCCTGAAAAAGAAGCTGCAATGGAatcaaaaaagtatatatttgtaactTTAAATAGATATTTTTTGCTAGTAAAAAATGCTATATTATCATCACCTGAATcgataaaacaaataaataattgtgtATCGTCCAATTTGTTGTATTATCAACAACAAACAAACTTACAACAGTATTTACTACAACAACAAAGTAGTTTTCAAAATATGACTTgtcaaaaattaaatttatatgatcAAATGAATTTAAATATTGGTAACATTAATTTACCCCTGACTGATCATAAGAAGTTGTCAAACTTGTCCATGTTAAACGGCGGTGATATGAGCAGTAACAATGATAGTAGTGTCAATAACAATGGTAATACTACCAATTACAGTAGTAGCAGTACTAATAAGAATTCACTGAATTATGACCATGCTTATTCTTCAAGTAATACGAAGGACAATGAGAATAAAGAGAGCTGTAGTAAGTTGAAcaatttgtataattttaaagcggaaaaaattagtaatatGATTGATTCAATTGAGGAAATGAAgaagttaaataaaaataagaaagagAGGAAAACTTTTTCTGATTTTCCTCCACCTGAACAGTCAGGCGATTTGCAAAACATCTCGTTTGGAAATAGTATCAATAATGacagcaataataatagaagtTTTAATAACAATCATTATAACAGTAGTAAGAACAAAGAGTTCactcaaaataataatgaagaagtaaaaaaaaaaattagttttactataaataaatcaaaaaataaaattttccaaACGTATAACAAACCGTCAAATGATCAGAACCACAAAACTATCAATGAGGCTGTAAGTGAAGTCAGTGATTTGagtgaagaaaataaaaataatgaaaaggaaaaagaaaaaaatatgttttctcCTGGTTATGTACAGGATGAAAACAGTTTAGCCAACACCGAATTTAGAGGTATGTTTACTTTTGAAAGAAGAGACAACAAAAGCAATAAGAGCAGTAGGGATGTGTTAAATAGCACTATAAAGAATGACCATAAAAATGTGAGCATGGACAATGTAGCAGGTAGTGCAGTAAATAGTGCAGCAAATAGTGCAGTAAATAGTGCAGCAAATAGTGCAGTAAATAGTGCAGCAAATAGTGCAGCAAATAGTGCAGTCAGCAGTGCCGTAAACAATGTAGTGAACAATGTTATGAACAATGGTGTGAAAAAAgcaaatgattttttttacatgaaTAACAGTGCGAGTGATAAGAATCATGTACCTTATGATGGCGCCTTCGTTACGAATAGTAGAAgtcttaataataataatagttataataataatagttataaCAATAGTAGTTATAACAATAGTAGTTATAACAATAGTAGTTATAACAATAGTAGTTATAACAATAGTAGTTATaacaatagtagtaataataataatagtaataataataatagtaataataatggtaaAGAAAATAGAGCAGatgttttttcaaatattaatGTGTCCCACAATTTTAGAGGAGAAGAATATATAGGGAACAACAATCACagctataataataaagttaaGAATATGACGAACATGTACAACATGAATAATACCCCAAATGTTATGAATAAAAGTGCAAGgaatttgaataatttttctaatgTTACTACGCCGAATAACGGAACTGCTTTGAGCAAGGGAAATTTCAACCATGGGATAAGCAGATTTAATTTTACGAAGAGTAGCGGTAATAGTAAccacaaaaatataaacaacaataataatgataattataataatgataattataataatgataattataataatgataattatagTAACGATAATTATAGTAAcgataattataacaatgaTAGTTATAACAATGATAGTTATAACAATGatagttataaaaataatagttataaaaataatagttataaaaataataataataattataatagagTCGAAAGTTATGAggataataatgaaaaaaatagccATGTTAGAGTTCATTATGGTGCTTATAATGGCGGAATAAACGACGATAAcattaatagtaataataatggcgTTAGTAATAACCACATGAATAAAAGCAATGGAATTAATTATAGATCTCATTTTAAGGATAAATTTGCGTATGAAAATAAGCCAAGGAATAAAGAAGAGAAGTGGGGGAATGAAGAGGATGTAGAGTTTGATAAGTCAGGAAATGAATACAACTCTGAAGATTATGTAAAAGAAGATGAAGACACAGAAGAAATAATGatttacaataataacaaagaAGCGAATAATAGATATGGagcatttaaaaatagagacaacaaaacaaatagaacatcaaatatagaaaaatttcATAGTAACAATATTGAAATAACAAATAGATgtgataattttaaaacatatataaataatttaaatgacCATTTTAGAGAACAGtgcaaaaataaagaatttttaaagtGTTTAAAGgcatttacaaataaattatttactctgaaaaaaaaaagaataattagaTCCAACTTTTGgatgaataatatttttccaaCAAAGGAGGATGTGCTCTCCATGGACGTGTATTTCTTCTCCCATCAAAAAAGTAACATTTTGTTCGTTACGAGGGCAGTGCACTGTCTGTTTGTTCTATGCCCGTTGCTTCATATCGTTTGCTTCATATCGTTCGCTTCATATCGTTCGCTTCATATCGTTCGCTTCATATCGTTCGCTTCATATCGTTCGCTTCATATCGTTCGCTTCATATCGTTCGCTTCATATCGTTCGCTTCATATCGTTCGCTTCATATCGTTCGCTTCATATCGTTCGCTTCATATCGTTCGCTTTATACCGTTATTCCTCTCGCCCCTTACGTTTTACCTGCTCATCTCTCACGTCGTGCatatttgaaattttattCTGATTCATTCGTTTTTAGGGTTGAAAAGAAAATTGGGTTATGCACTCGACCTGGACAACGATATAATTGGTAGCAGTTTAAATGACAAGAAAATGAAACTAAGTTCACAAGAAATtgaaagaagagaaaaaagaaaggaaagaTGTTACGAtattggaaaaaataaaaggaacgAATTAAACGAAAATGTTTTTTACATTGATGTGAAGGGGGAAAAAGGAAGTGAAGAATACAAAAATCTTGAGATGTTAATGGATAAATACAACTACTCTAATTgttataagaataaaaattttgttggCGAGTGCAagaatattcaaaaattctttttcagACTAACCTCCTTGCCGGAGCGCAAAAATGTAAAACTGTGTTACACGTACATGCATTCACACGTACATACATTCACACGTACATACATTCACACGTACATACATTCACACGTACATACATTCACACGTACattcataaatacatacatacgtatatatatatttatatatttatttttacatgcCTTTACATCTGCTCCTTTAACCTCTAATCTTCCTTTAGGTAAGAAGCTTTTCTGTTTTGAAATGCACGTacgcatatattttatataaatacaatgtAGACAAGAATTATAAGTATGTTAATGAGCAATTCAGGTCATTACGACAAGATTTGAATATAcagaatatttttcatgaCGATGTTATAAACATCTATGAAACGAACATTCGTATTTGTATAGTAAACAATGATCTGTTTCAGTTTCTTCAGTGTATCAACAAATTGTTTGAATTGTACCAGAGGCTCAACATAAAAAAGTCAAAGGTAGTGCTTGAGTGTGCAATATATGTggatgtacatatatatatatatatatatatataggtatatatgtatgtgcgcGTGTTTTGTATGTtcttatgtacgtatgtcTGGGCACATAACAgtacgtacatacgtatgtGATCTCGTGAACATATAAAATGACTGCttctcatttttctttttctttcatacCTATCAGATCGAGTTTCTGTGCTACAagcttatttatttaacgCTGCAAAACATGCATCAAGAATTTTTAATAGAATATTTAACTCTAACCGAAGAAGAGAAAAATCATGCTAATATACAGTtgtgttattatttaaatgaatgtattaaaaataaaatgtatttaattaatattaatatgatATCACCCTTAGATGATGAACAAAATcatgaatacatatattacagaatatatgtaaatgatcatatattaacatatttgcCTATTTTAATGTCAATAAGTGAAAATTCTGATCTAAATGTAAATGTCGATTCGTTAGTTAGCTTTGTAAAAAATCATAGTGTTATTCAGAATTTTGAGAATACAaagaatgaagaaaatatattggaaaaaaatgaaataagtaAAATGCCATATTTgacaaattatttaattgttttattctTGCCCAAGTATAGACTTTTGGCtctcataaatatatgcaagtaagtacttattttatacatgGAGACCAGCTTTTTATTACGaacgtatatattatacgtgTATGCTCATTTGGGAAAACgtcatttttaaaatctatgtatacatatattcatacatacatccacataaacataaacatacatatacatatacatatacacgttTAGACATTCttgagaaaaatgaaaaaaatgtttacaaTAATGCCATATGTAATATGTGCATGGGTGAATGTACGTGGTATTCGTCAAATCATTCAAGAGAGTATGAACTTGCGCCTTGTGCATGATTGCAATAAGGATAAATATGTGTACTATGGGTTATGCATTGTAGCATAATGTAGTGTAGTTTAGTTCAGTGTACATTGACGTAGTATGGCATTGATTAAGATTTCCCCCCATATCGCCCCTTTTTTTCtcacttttattttcattatgtatatttatactttatttaGGACCAGCATAAAGGTACATATATCAACACTGACCAAATTactaaattttgaaaatgatAAACAGTGCTTAGAATTTTTGAACGAGGTAAACACGATTATAAGTAATAACGAAGTTCACAGCAAATCCTCTTTAGTTAATCTTTTGAAATCACCCCtgttgaaaaataaatacattaatcATATAAGATGAGGACGTGTGGAAGGactaccttttttttaagttcaATGCATAAAAAAGTACGCACAAAGAGGTAGAAAAATGGGTATATAGGGGCGTATggatatacatacacatgtgtatatatatacatatatatacatgtgttcgtgtatgtgtgtgtgtgtgctTTTTACCAGTACATGCAaagtatacattttttatgtttttttttttttttttttttttatttatttattgcaCCATTATATcgtaatttatatatcacGCGCTTATATACGAATTTACAAGAAAATCAAAAATGTTGTTTAAACTTAAATTATACTGTTAAGGTTATTTTACATTTGAATGGTGAAGCATATGAACAGGttgaagatatatatatatatatatatatatatatattagtccCAAACACAGATATACTTCGATCAAATGACATAATACGAAATGATTAAAAAGTGTTCCATTGACCCACCGTTGGGTGTGTTTCAGCATGGTGAGTTACTAATATGATtctgttttttgttttttttctctaattCTTTCGCATCCGCATATCTTTTCCCCTTTCTCTTCCCCCTTCTGCTCCCCTTATGATGATGAGATTTATTTCAGAAAATATCTATGTCATAATGAGGcagttttctttttttgacCGTTTGAAGAGGAATTGCGTAAACTGGGCTCATTTGCTtcaaatgtaatattttatctgACTCGTTCAGATTATCTATCAAACTTAAGGCTGCTAACCCAAAAAATGTATGACATATATCTGGAAGACAATCAGGGTTATCGCTAATCCCACCGTTATTTAAATCTTGACAaagaagaatataattttttaaagcatttttattaacccatttatatttttttaaaataattaaagagGAGAATATCCACCATGCATAACAGGTGTCGGTTAATTTTTCAGCTCTTCCATTAAACCCGCCATTATTTGTTTGTCTAAGACTTAACCAGTCAGCTagctttttttcattaactaaatataatttctgAATTAGAAATAATGTAGCTACACAGCAAAAAACACTAGCTGCATGTGGTTCATTTCCACTTGTCCATGAAAAACCATTTTCGCAAATAGCATAATTAGTTAATACATAGGATGATATTTTTTCAGTTGAAACTAggtttaatttatttagtaTGGTTAAGCAGCTAACAGCACTGTAAACAAAACGTGTGTCAACTTCTCCCCATTTGTCACCCTTAAACGAACCGTCTTCATTTAGTAGGGTTAAAATATAGTTACACGCATTTTCTCGTATGCTTTTTTCCTTGGTTGCTTGGCTGTTACAGCTGTTACTACTTCGGTAGCTATTACTGTAGTTGTTCCCCTTAATTTCAGGTTCGAAATAAATATCAGCCTTGCTGGTACTGGCCCCGTTAACAAGCCTGTCGAGGGCGTTAGTTTCATTCACTCGGTAATTAGTACCATTACAAGtgtcattattatttccattatttATGTTGGCTTTCCCACTTTGCATGTAGATATTGAAGTTATCAAATGAATAGTTTAGTAAAAGAAGAGATAATATTGCATGGTGTGTTGACACAATATGCGAGTCGTAATTTACGTTATTACCAAAACCACCATCTATATTTTGACaccttaaaataaaattaataaactcttcttttttatcgaTTTTATgagataatattttacaagaACAAAGGAAATAAAACACTCCACACATTTTAAGggtttcattaaatataaattcttcTGCATTAGATATACTTGTGTACGAGTTTAAATactttatatgtttttcttgTACAAACTCAATGTCACTAAACATTTTTACTAacatatctttttctttttttttttttaatgtcgcatatattattaagtcTTTTAATTGGGTAGAACAAATGAGGGAAGGgggaatgaaaaaaaaaaaaaaaaaaaaaaaaaaaaattttttatctaaaatggttatttaatataaaaatatgtgaagTTACATCATATTCCcgtgaaatatattattattatctttatGATTATTCGTTTTCTGCATTAACATAACAGAATATTgcagaaaaagaagaaataaaataaataggcAAAATGATAAGTTGAAGGAGCTAGATTAATTTTATGGTACATTTATGTCCATAAACtgtatagtaataaaaaggtatatttaacaaaataaaaaaaaatatatcgaaaaaaaaaatggataaatattaagtaaaGAAGCAACAGCGCATTCCAGAGCATTTCCATATTTATACCTAgctatttaaagaaaaaattagcTGCTTTTTGAGGGCTTACTTTTTGAGCGAAAATTGTTATATACACGCAGCACTGCATAATGTGAagagctttttttttttttttttttaaaaaaaaaaattgagttTTCAgcgttacatatatataatatgtgcTGTTACATTTatcttaacatttttaagtataataaCATAGCAGATATTGCAGtgttatacgtatatacatattcgcATATTttgtatgcacgtatgtacgtatgtacatgtttGTAAAGGGATTAACAATTTCACTACCGTTTCTTCCTATTTTATAGAAACAAGAAATAtcgaattaaaaaaaaataatttgagtaaaaataaaatgaaaggatgaaaaaacagaaatgataaagttatttttatcaaaaagaTACAAAGTTTTAACgctcttcctttttttgttaattctgATATTAAATGAAGTTACAAGAACTTTATGTAATAAGAAAGGAAGCGCATTATATGGGGGAAAAACAAGCTCGTTAAGTAGTGGGCAGCTAAAGCCGTTAAACAATTGGCAAAAATCGAGGGTACATTATTATGAAGGTAAACATAAGAGGGAGAAGAAAGATAGGGTGAAGCTATTtatcttatataaaaatccTAAGAATGGAGGAGTACTTATCCCACAAaacagaagaaaaaataaagtaaatatctttcgcttaaaattaaataatttgtgTTCTAGAAAAGATGTCaaattagaaaattatagaaatatagGTATTATTGCACATATAGATGCTGGGAAAACAACAACGACAGAacgaatattatattatacaaatgtAATTAAGAAGATAGGAGAAGTACATGAAGGGTTATCAACAATGGATTATCTTGATATAGAAAGAGAAAAGGGTATAACGATTAATGCTGCTGTTACTACTTGTTATTGGAATGGcagtgaaaaaaatttagatgAATATAggataaatataattgatACACCAGGGCATGTTGATTTCACTGCAGAAGTAGAAAAGAGCTTACGAGTTTTAGATGGTGGAGTTGTTGTATTTGATAGTAGTGAGGGTGTAGAATCTCAGTCAGAGACGGTTTGGAAACAAGCTAACAGATATAATATTAgtagaattatatttttaaataaattagacAAAGTGGGAGCTAATTTTGATTCTTGTattgaagaaataaaaagaaaattaaataaaaaaatattaatattatatgtaccAGTTTTTGAGATGAGTAATTTTATTAGTACtattgatatattaaaagaaaaaatgattgtatataaaaactctcacaattttgtttttgaaGATATTCCAAAGGtacattataatttatttttaaaatataaaaatttattatatgaacagattgcagaaaattttaatctaTTTCTTaacaattatttaaatgataagCCTATGGAAGTGGAAGAAATTGAAGAGTACATTAGAAAATTAGTCGtagaacaaaaatataatgtagtTATGTGCGGGTCAgctttaaaaaacaaaaacatacatatgttaCTGGATCTTGTAGTTAAATACTTACCTTCTCCTATAGACTCAATTCAGAATTATaagaaacaaataatatacaaatatgatGTTAGTAAAAGAGGGGAAAAGCTGCTGCGTGTCCAACTCAATGCGGATAAGACTGGAAAAGCAGGAGATGTCTACACAGGTAAACCTTCAGACAATGAAGTTCAGAATGGTCATATAAGTGAGAAAGAGGGCATAAAGAAGGGTACTGCAGAGAAAAAAGTGAGCATTGGTAGTAGCGGTATCAGTGACCACAGCACTGACGGTGCCGACAATTGCAGCAACGATTACAGCAGCCATAGCAGCatggaaaagaagaaaaggagCACAGCGTGCACAGGTAACAAGACAGAGAATTTCGAGACTAATGGGAAGGCAGAAATAGATCCTAGCCACCAAATATCAGAAGAGTTAAacgaattaaatataaaaaattataagagaAAAGTTGTAGGGctaatatacaaaattatgaatGACCAACATTTgggaaatattaattatgttCGTATATATGAAGGTCAAATAAATAGAGgagattatatatataataatagaacaaaaaagagcgaaaaaatatctaaaatattttttatacattctagtgaaaaatatgaattagaAAATGCACGTGTAGGTGATATTGTGGGACTTGTTGGGTTAAAAGATACCCAAATTGGTGATACTTTAagtaatgtatttttaagagcagagttaaaaaaaattaaagatattCCACCAATTataagtttttatatatataataaaaataaaaatgagtatgaaaaattaattaatgcattaattaaaattagaaaagaagatcattcttttttttttcacataaaTCAGGACACAAAAGATTTACTTATTAGTGGTGTTGGAGAATTGCatttacaaattataattaataaaattcagAAAGAATTTAATATTCCAATAATATATGGACAACCTCAAATATCTTATAAAGAAACATTTACGGAAAATGTTGAAGCCAGAGGAAAGTATATTAAACAGTCAGGAGGTAGAGGACAGTATGGAGATGTACACATCAAAATTGAACCCATGTATAATTATTCGGACGAAGAAGACGCCGATGAAGATAATGCTAGTGTTAgtgataataattataaggaTGAAGAATATGTAAATGGTGAGAAtggaaataataacaaaaatttggATAAAAATAGTATGAATATTGATACATCAgaagttaataataatattattataaagaatGAAATAACATGTGGAGCAATCCCGTCTGTGTATTTTGATGCAATATATACAGGTATAAGGGAACAGTGTAATTTAGGGGTCCTTTTTAATTCCcctttaataaatattattattagaattGTCGATGGATCATTTCATCCCGTTGATAGTAATGAACATGCATTTAAATTGGCAGCTGGGTTAGCTATCAGAGAAGCAGCAAGGAAAGTGACCATTAGGCTCCTGGAGCCCATGATgaatgtattataaaaaaaaaaaaaaaaattgaaaattgaCGCATGAAGGAATAGAAGAAACACGCTTATAATTACTTATAAAgatgttatatttattgtgatacgtaaaaattaaaaaaaaaattttttttttttcttgcagCTGAATGTGTCAGTGCCTACGGAATATTTAGGTGATGTAATTAGCGATTTAGttaaaaaaaggggaaaaataCAACATGTGGATGAAAGTAAGGCaataaatgagaaaatatactttgactttttttttgcagTATATCCGTTTGGGTGAATTGACATACATTCTGTTatgcatatgtttatatgggcatatatatgcttagacgtgtatatatgttgaGAGAGACCTATAAATACATGCGTACATACCCGCTTAAATGGATTTCTAAATTAGGTGATGAATTTACCAAAGAAATATTCGCCCGAGCTCCCATGGCCTCCATTTTGTCGTATGTTAGTGACCTACGGAAAATAACTAAAGGAAGAGGTTATACATCCCACATTTAAAATGATGTTtagtttattaaaatatgaaaaaacgTGATAAATTAGTCAATAAGACTCCAAGATATTCCATGAGACATCATATGTCTTGAGATAAAACAatgtcatatatattaaaaatataggtATCATTTTAATGTCCACTTGattcacaatttttttttttttttttttatttatttttaggaAATTACACTATGACACTTCACAAGTATTCATTAGTACCACAGTACATACAGGAACAAATATTACAAAAGAAGGAGTAATGgaatattatttacttttttgg from Plasmodium malariae genome assembly, chromosome: 11 harbors:
- the PmUG01_11060200 gene encoding conserved Plasmodium protein, unknown function, producing MNETNKGGKEGNNRNNKGSSLYNNSNNNNSVNTYYHNRNDLNNSLYTIPNYMSYNIPNGAINNLQNFNVTNSVQSSYQNSSYISSYRTNNYFYSKNDNYYQNVNNSSNSLNYNCLNMYGGGYNYSSTSNSNSNSGKCELGAGGKEESSSNNNNMFYYMNNNNNNNNNNNNNNNNNNNSNSNSNSNSNNNSNNNNNNNSTTNNSSTKNNSSTTNNSSINSNIHEDGNNHNYVELYINKVKEIYYFHVFYHYLKLGYPEKEAAMESKKYIFVTLNRYFLLVKNAILSSPESIKQINNCVSSNLLYYQQQTNLQQYLLQQQSSFQNMTCQKLNLYDQMNLNIGNINLPLTDHKKLSNLSMLNGGDMSSNNDSSVNNNGNTTNYSSSSTNKNSLNYDHAYSSSNTKDNENKESCSKLNNLYNFKAEKISNMIDSIEEMKKLNKNKKERKTFSDFPPPEQSGDLQNISFGNSINNDSNNNRSFNNNHYNSSKNKEFTQNNNEEVKKKISFTINKSKNKIFQTYNKPSNDQNHKTINEAVSEVSDLSEENKNNEKEKEKNMFSPGYVQDENSLANTEFRGMFTFERRDNKSNKSSRDVLNSTIKNDHKNVSMDNVAGSAVNSAANSAVNSAANSAVNSAANSAANSAVSSAVNNVVNNVMNNGVKKANDFFYMNNSASDKNHVPYDGAFVTNSRSLNNNNSYNNNSYNNSSYNNSSYNNSSYNNSSYNNSSYNNSSNNNNSNNNNSNNNGKENRADVFSNINVSHNFRGEEYIGNNNHSYNNKVKNMTNMYNMNNTPNVMNKSARNLNNFSNVTTPNNGTALSKGNFNHGISRFNFTKSSGNSNHKNINNNNNDNYNNDNYNNDNYNNDNYSNDNYSNDNYNNDSYNNDSYNNDSYKNNSYKNNSYKNNNNNYNRVESYEDNNEKNSHVRVHYGAYNGGINDDNINSNNNGVSNNHMNKSNGINYRSHFKDKFAYENKPRNKEEKWGNEEDVEFDKSGNEYNSEDYVKEDEDTEEIMIYNNNKEANNRYGAFKNRDNKTNRTSNIEKFHSNNIEITNRCDNFKTYINNLNDHFREQCKNKEFLKCLKAFTNKLFTLKKKRIIRSNFWMNNIFPTKEDVLSMDVYFFSHQKRLKRKLGYALDLDNDIIGSSLNDKKMKLSSQEIERREKRKERCYDIGKNKRNELNENVFYIDVKGEKGSEEYKNLEMLMDKYNYSNCYKNKNFVGECKNIQKFFFRLTSLPERKNVRSFSVLKCTYAYILYKYNVDKNYKYVNEQFRSLRQDLNIQNIFHDDVINIYETNIRICIVNNDLFQFLQCINKLFELYQRLNIKKSKIEFLCYKLIYLTLQNMHQEFLIEYLTLTEEEKNHANIQLCYYLNECIKNKMYLININMISPLDDEQNHEYIYYRIYVNDHILTYLPILMSISENSDLNVNVDSLVSFVKNHSVIQNFENTKNEENILEKNEISKMPYLTNYLIVLFLPKYRLLALINICKTSIKVHISTLTKLLNFENDKQCLEFLNEVNTIISNNEVHSKSSLVNLLKSPLLKNKYINHIR
- the PmUG01_11060300 gene encoding geranylgeranyltransferase, putative — encoded protein: MFSDIEFVQEKHIKYLNSYTSISNAEEFIFNETLKMCGVFYFLCSCKILSHKIDKKEEFINFILRCQNIDGGFGNNVNYDSHIVSTHHAILSLLLLNYSFDNFNIYMQSGKANINNGNNNDTCNGTNYRVNETNALDRLVNGASTSKADIYFEPEIKGNNYSNSYRSSNSCNSQATKEKSIRENACNYILTLLNEDGSFKGDKWGEVDTRFVYSAVSCLTILNKLNLVSTEKISSYVLTNYAICENGFSWTSGNEPHAASVFCCVATLFLIQKLYLVNEKKLADWLSLRQTNNGGFNGRAEKLTDTCYAWWIFSSLIILKKYKWVNKNALKNYILLCQDLNNGGISDNPDCLPDICHTFFGLAALSLIDNLNESDKILHLKQMSPVYAIPLQTVKKRKLPHYDIDIF